A DNA window from Candidatus Sulfidibacterium hydrothermale contains the following coding sequences:
- a CDS encoding response regulator: protein MEKEKKYNILIVDDRPENLLTLESILESPELNIIKAHSGNEALGLLLEYEVALVLMDVQMPGMDGFETAEIMRSSERTKHIPIIFVTAISKQRKHIFRGYETGAVDYLYKPLDMEILKSKISAFIDLFKYKTSLEETTAKLQKTVEELHDAKIAAEEATQAKSSFLASMSHEIRTPLNGIIGIAELGLMDKDLSPLQAERFLDIKTSGQNLLEIINDILDISKIEAGKLELEEAEFSIREMLDKVFKIISVFAQNKDLNLVVDMDPDIPDVLIGDQLRIRQVLTNLLNNAVKFTEKGHVELSIGMIDLIEEQIRLRFCVEDTGSGIPKEKQDLLFEKYTQADVSTTRKYGGTGLGLNIARKLVELMGGKIELESEVGVGSKFYFTINLITGDQDCEPEKLSPKPPLKHNRVLIMTPYPEIADTLRKILLFWNIEMVQAESMANAREVLKKDPFDVFFVDFNAGESDVEKQTAELHTEFPDMRIVFLYKEIASPEIDRLKQMGKYSFINKPVLQRDIRDLLEGITPHDRSTSGKGKPEEKSPEGKQITLPFGDGIEILVAEDQLINRKVIRQFLERKGWHVEVVENGKQAVEMITQHPKRFSLILMDVQMPVMDGYEATQKIREAEAQTKRHIPIVAMTAHAMKGDKEKCIAAGMDSYLSKPVNPGELYSIVEKYTQH from the coding sequence ATGGAAAAGGAAAAGAAGTACAATATTCTGATTGTTGATGACCGTCCTGAAAATTTGCTTACACTTGAAAGTATTCTTGAAAGTCCTGAACTCAACATTATTAAAGCCCATTCGGGTAATGAAGCGTTGGGTCTGCTTTTGGAATATGAAGTGGCTTTGGTACTCATGGATGTGCAAATGCCCGGCATGGACGGGTTTGAAACAGCTGAGATCATGCGGAGCAGCGAACGTACAAAGCATATTCCCATCATCTTTGTAACGGCTATCAGCAAGCAGCGAAAACATATTTTCAGAGGGTATGAAACGGGTGCCGTGGATTATTTGTACAAACCGCTGGATATGGAAATCCTGAAGAGTAAAATTTCAGCGTTTATTGATCTCTTCAAATATAAAACCTCATTGGAAGAAACCACGGCCAAGTTGCAAAAAACGGTGGAAGAGTTGCACGATGCTAAAATAGCCGCAGAAGAAGCTACGCAGGCTAAAAGTTCTTTTCTGGCTTCCATGAGTCATGAAATCAGAACCCCGCTTAACGGAATTATAGGTATTGCTGAGTTGGGTTTGATGGATAAGGATTTGAGTCCGTTACAGGCCGAGCGTTTTCTCGATATTAAAACATCCGGTCAAAATTTGCTTGAAATCATTAATGATATTCTGGATATCTCCAAAATCGAAGCCGGAAAGCTTGAACTGGAGGAAGCTGAATTCAGTATTCGTGAAATGCTGGATAAAGTATTTAAAATCATCAGCGTTTTTGCTCAGAATAAAGATCTGAACCTGGTGGTGGATATGGATCCGGATATTCCGGATGTTTTAATCGGCGACCAACTGCGGATTCGTCAGGTTTTAACCAACTTATTGAATAATGCGGTGAAATTTACCGAGAAAGGCCATGTGGAACTGAGTATCGGAATGATTGATTTGATTGAAGAACAGATTCGGTTGCGCTTTTGTGTGGAAGATACCGGATCAGGAATTCCCAAGGAAAAACAAGACCTGTTGTTTGAGAAATATACGCAGGCCGATGTTTCAACTACCCGGAAATATGGCGGTACCGGTTTGGGCCTGAACATTGCCCGTAAACTGGTGGAGCTGATGGGCGGAAAAATAGAACTGGAAAGCGAAGTGGGAGTAGGCAGTAAATTTTATTTCACCATTAACCTGATTACCGGTGATCAGGATTGTGAGCCGGAAAAACTTTCTCCGAAACCTCCGTTGAAACACAACCGGGTGCTCATAATGACTCCTTATCCTGAAATTGCCGATACCTTACGGAAAATCTTGCTTTTCTGGAATATTGAAATGGTTCAGGCTGAAAGTATGGCCAATGCCCGTGAAGTCCTGAAAAAAGATCCTTTCGATGTTTTCTTTGTGGACTTTAATGCCGGAGAATCCGATGTGGAAAAACAAACGGCTGAACTTCACACAGAATTTCCGGATATGCGTATCGTTTTCCTGTATAAAGAAATTGCCAGCCCGGAAATTGACCGGTTAAAACAAATGGGAAAATACAGCTTTATCAATAAACCGGTATTACAGCGTGATATAAGAGATCTTCTTGAAGGAATTACCCCGCATGATCGTAGTACATCCGGAAAAGGTAAACCGGAAGAGAAAAGTCCGGAAGGAAAACAGATTACCCTTCCTTTTGGTGACGGTATTGAGATTCTTGTAGCCGAAGACCAGCTGATTAACCGGAAAGTGATTCGCCAGTTCCTTGAAAGGAAAGGATGGCATGTAGAAGTGGTGGAAAACGGAAAGCAGGCTGTAGAAATGATAACCCAGCATCCCAAACGTTTTTCCTTAATCTTAATGGATGTACAAATGCCTGTGATGGATGGTTATGAAGCGACCCAGAAAATCAGAGAAGCGGAAGCACAAACCAAACGACATATTCCTATTGTGGCCATGACAGCCCATGCCATGAAAGGCGATAAAGAAAAATGTATTGCTGCCGGAATGGATTCCTACCTTTCTAAACCTGTGAACCCCGGAGAGTTGTACAGTATTGTGGAAAAATATACCCAGCATTAG
- a CDS encoding PD-(D/E)XK nuclease family protein produces the protein MNDTPVFLERVAGFLLQLKPSEGAETLVVFPNKRSQLFLKQAILRAAEKDFWLPQMMTIDDLMVQLSGVSVVDPLLAYFELYQIHLEQEKEQVRTLDEFFSWAPLMLNDFSDIDYSLADAYRLFHELSEAKVLEEWNLGERPLTEMQKDYLSFFHSLYAYYETLQMRLLKKNAAYKAMAYRLAAEKVKDEKELFFQWKRFVFVGFNALTEAEKRVTAALSEKAELHYFIHADHFYFSPEKKTYHEAGRFLREMVRYLKISNPLWVDNRLLTTEKEVKIYGVPGQTRQVKLAGQILSEWLEEGTPDEKTAIILADEHLLIPLLDSVPSSVYNQPVHYNVTMGYSLEYSPFYDLVYRWLKLFQVQKNGQSQEIRVLSEDLEILMQNPLVQMLTGKQLADFYPVQSVYAPVSSVLAAADDERLKTFLGNLFSVGKDPSVFPSRLKIFLQALKQLPVFSAPENRLLQNQLILVMQVVKLVENLFQGQSHIPDFEGLQKIFLQLLRRREVSLKGEPLKGIQVMGILETRNLDFDRIIVLGANEGILPKNGFHESFIPYDLRRAHRLPLQNSEASVMSYYFFRLLQHARQAVFVYNSEPDVLGGGEMSRFLLQLENEIAEKNPRFRLQKKMVYVPLPDVTLHAETEIQKTALVRERMDMLMANGLSPSALNVYIRCPLQFYYRHVAQIRLPDEPQVSIQSDVFGSVLHSVLETLYRPFLGQPVRPDELLRYFLKDPDKLLQEKFLEIYGPRDLSNGRDLLIYHVAKRYLERFIKNDVKALEKEPRVLEGLEQKVFARLSVKDKTVKLKGVMDRVDRKTGEAVYRIIDYKTGKTEPRYLKPASWDVLLENTDYSKAFQVLVYSWLFLKQDGSDKKVQPGIISLRRADGAFLPVSFPEDASQKEMMEQTENLLSELIGEILDETIPFCQTENPKVCEYCDYKGLCNRK, from the coding sequence ATGAATGATACGCCTGTCTTCCTCGAAAGAGTAGCCGGATTTCTGTTGCAATTGAAACCGTCCGAGGGGGCGGAGACACTGGTGGTTTTTCCGAATAAGCGTTCACAACTGTTTTTAAAACAGGCCATTTTGCGTGCTGCGGAAAAAGATTTCTGGCTTCCGCAAATGATGACCATTGACGATTTGATGGTACAGCTTTCCGGTGTTTCTGTGGTCGATCCTCTTCTCGCTTATTTTGAGTTGTATCAGATTCATCTTGAACAGGAAAAAGAGCAGGTGCGTACACTGGATGAGTTTTTTTCGTGGGCTCCGCTCATGCTGAATGATTTCAGTGATATTGACTATTCGCTTGCCGATGCTTACCGGTTATTTCACGAACTTTCGGAAGCCAAAGTGTTGGAAGAGTGGAATCTCGGTGAACGTCCGCTTACCGAGATGCAAAAAGATTATCTCTCTTTTTTCCATTCTTTGTATGCCTATTACGAAACGTTGCAGATGCGGCTGCTCAAAAAAAATGCCGCTTATAAAGCCATGGCTTACCGGCTGGCAGCCGAAAAGGTAAAGGACGAAAAAGAGCTGTTTTTTCAATGGAAACGGTTTGTTTTTGTGGGCTTTAATGCGCTGACGGAAGCGGAGAAACGGGTTACGGCAGCCTTGTCGGAAAAAGCAGAACTGCATTATTTTATTCATGCCGATCACTTTTATTTTTCGCCGGAGAAAAAAACTTATCATGAAGCCGGACGTTTTCTGCGTGAAATGGTCCGGTATCTTAAAATATCCAATCCTTTATGGGTGGATAACCGGTTGCTTACTACCGAAAAAGAGGTGAAAATTTATGGGGTACCCGGACAAACCCGGCAAGTGAAACTGGCCGGACAGATTTTGAGTGAATGGCTTGAAGAAGGTACTCCGGATGAAAAAACAGCCATCATTCTGGCAGATGAACATCTGCTGATTCCCTTGCTTGATTCAGTTCCTTCGTCGGTTTATAACCAGCCGGTGCATTACAATGTGACCATGGGTTACTCATTGGAATACAGCCCGTTTTATGATTTGGTGTATCGTTGGCTGAAACTTTTTCAGGTACAAAAAAACGGACAAAGTCAGGAGATCCGGGTTTTGTCAGAAGATCTGGAAATTTTGATGCAAAACCCGCTGGTGCAGATGCTGACGGGTAAACAACTTGCTGATTTTTACCCGGTTCAATCGGTTTATGCCCCGGTTTCATCGGTGCTTGCTGCAGCAGATGATGAGAGGCTGAAAACCTTTTTGGGAAACCTTTTTTCCGTAGGAAAAGATCCTTCCGTTTTTCCATCCCGTTTAAAAATATTTTTGCAGGCGTTGAAACAACTTCCTGTATTTTCTGCTCCGGAAAACCGGCTTTTGCAAAATCAGCTGATCCTGGTCATGCAGGTGGTGAAGCTGGTTGAGAATCTTTTTCAGGGACAAAGTCATATTCCTGATTTTGAAGGGTTACAGAAGATATTCCTGCAACTGCTCCGCCGGCGTGAAGTAAGCCTGAAAGGTGAACCCCTGAAAGGAATCCAGGTAATGGGAATACTGGAAACCCGTAACCTGGATTTTGACCGGATTATTGTTTTGGGAGCCAATGAAGGAATCTTGCCCAAAAACGGATTTCACGAATCGTTTATTCCGTACGATTTGCGCCGGGCACATCGCTTGCCGCTGCAAAATTCGGAAGCATCCGTGATGTCCTATTATTTTTTCCGGCTTTTACAGCATGCCCGGCAGGCGGTTTTTGTGTATAATTCTGAACCGGATGTGCTGGGAGGTGGCGAGATGAGCCGTTTCCTGCTTCAGCTTGAAAATGAGATTGCAGAAAAAAATCCCCGTTTCAGGTTGCAGAAAAAAATGGTTTATGTGCCTTTGCCGGATGTGACCCTGCATGCAGAAACCGAAATACAAAAAACAGCTTTGGTGCGTGAGCGTATGGATATGTTGATGGCCAATGGGCTGTCTCCTTCTGCACTGAATGTTTATATCCGTTGTCCATTACAGTTTTATTATCGGCATGTAGCGCAAATCCGGCTTCCGGACGAGCCGCAGGTTTCCATACAGTCTGATGTCTTCGGCAGCGTGTTGCACAGCGTGTTGGAAACGCTGTATCGTCCGTTTTTGGGACAACCTGTCCGGCCGGACGAACTGCTCCGGTATTTCTTAAAAGATCCGGATAAACTATTGCAGGAAAAGTTTCTTGAAATTTATGGCCCGCGTGACCTGAGTAACGGCCGGGATTTGTTGATTTATCATGTGGCCAAAAGGTATCTTGAACGGTTTATAAAAAACGATGTGAAAGCCCTGGAAAAAGAGCCCAGAGTTTTGGAAGGACTGGAACAAAAGGTTTTTGCCCGGCTTTCTGTAAAAGATAAAACGGTAAAATTAAAAGGGGTTATGGACCGTGTTGACCGGAAAACCGGCGAAGCCGTTTACCGGATTATTGATTATAAAACCGGAAAAACCGAACCGCGGTATTTGAAACCTGCATCGTGGGACGTTTTGCTTGAGAACACTGATTATTCCAAAGCTTTTCAGGTTTTGGTTTATTCCTGGCTTTTTTTGAAACAGGATGGGAGTGATAAAAAAGTACAACCTGGGATTATTAGTCTGAGAAGAGCTGATGGGGCCTTTTTACCGGTTTCTTTTCCGGAAGATGCTTCACAAAAAGAAATGATGGAGCAAACAGAAAATTTGTTGAGTGAATTGATTGGAGAAATATTGGATGAAACCATTCCGTTTTGTCAAACAGAAAACCCAAAAGTGTGTGAATATTGCGATTACAAAGGGCTTTGTAACCGAAAATAA
- a CDS encoding response regulator — protein sequence MAEKKDYIDYNEATKWERFKYSLRTWRNIGVGKSLFIWFLAISFIPLAAVSFINFLTAYQGLTIVAEKSLNASSQLRLKYIYTYFNEASDFLEINISSVQKKRQFEKLVTAFQESKMTPEAFVKSAAWKEITKPLFPEIKPSLKLQNFYDFLFVDKKGDVLFSTREESDLGTNIFKGKKRDTRFSRTVKKCLSEHKMLFSDLERYAPSMGIISGFFVQAVTDQKGKVIGVFALQITMQAINNMIQQEAGYGKTGEAFLIGSDLYLRSATRFGDESEILRKRIVNKKTLEWKDFLTHRDDKAYLKANELDQERVTTYDADGKGDWVLGIYRNLNQLEKYGVHWALIEQISHKEAFAFARRLSNIAKISFIITILVVVLISILVTRWFVNPIKLLSSWGKEISTGKLEQKDIKAPKNEIGEMKDTFNQLVTALKTYSDIAQLVAKGDFSRQVEVRSKDDVLAQSINKMVVSFRKVVEQADRIANGDYNTLIKPRSENDALGKALYKMTETLRKNAEKFRNEDWLKTGLNQLDAVLKGKENLQELSEGIIRFFATYLEAQVGLIYLYDEEEKALKLSATYAVSPDDKNLRKVYHPGEGLVGQVFNDKKRLIVTEKDGDTPLIDMGLGERSPRTLAVVPFSFEDQVVGVMEIGSVNAFTKLQLSFLDLAVQDLALAVITLHSHLKVRKLLEQTQEQAKILEVQQEELRQANEELQEQTEALKRSEENLQTQQEELKVTNEELEERTKALEIQRDAIKRKNKELEEARKEIEKKAKDLETASRYKSEFLANMSHELRTPLNSIIVLSQLLGENKNNNLSEKEKEFARTINSSGTDLLNLINDILDLSKVESGKVEINVERMYLDDLITFVETSFKPVIEEKGLKLKIDKEKGLPEYIETDSQRVEQVIKNLISNAIKFTEKGSITFKLSRCTDAEKLKKLGVQADDALALSVIDTGIGIPKEKQNVIFEAFKQADGTTSRKYGGTGLGLSISKSFSRLLGGAVGLESTEGKGTTFTLYLPWQAPSPETAKDKKDKPASSDKKSAAEKDKKADTEESSFSHVPTAPADIPEVEDDRENLKEGDKKILIIEDDVNFAKVLRDLAHEHGYKAIVALDGEIGLYHADYYQPDAIILDLGLPGIDGEEVIDHLKANVKTRSIPVHVISASDFDIDIMKKGAIGFLSKPVTKEQVDAVFEKIEQINEKPLKKLLVVEDEEITRKSIEKLLKDDTVEITSTGSGEEAVKLLKEQSFDCMILDLGLRDMSGFDVLEKIQGDEKASQVPVIIYTSGELSREEDEKLKKYSNSIILKGAHSFERLLDETTLFLHQVESEFTGVKKKMSEKMRNENILKGKTILLVDDDMRNVFALSSVLESYDMKVIVGKNGKEAIEKLHQHADEIDLILMDIMMPEMNGYEAMERIRKEKKFEKLPIIALTAKAMKGDREKCIAAGANEYLSKPVEKDKLISMLRVWLYK from the coding sequence ATGGCAGAAAAAAAAGATTATATCGATTATAACGAAGCCACCAAGTGGGAACGTTTTAAATATTCGTTACGAACCTGGCGAAATATCGGCGTAGGGAAGTCTCTTTTTATTTGGTTTTTGGCCATTTCGTTTATCCCGCTGGCGGCCGTGAGTTTTATTAATTTCCTGACGGCTTATCAGGGACTGACCATTGTGGCGGAAAAATCGTTGAATGCCTCTTCCCAGTTACGGTTGAAATATATTTACACTTACTTTAACGAAGCCAGCGATTTTTTGGAAATCAATATCAGTTCGGTTCAAAAAAAACGGCAGTTTGAAAAACTGGTTACCGCTTTCCAGGAAAGTAAAATGACTCCTGAAGCTTTTGTGAAGAGTGCAGCGTGGAAAGAGATTACCAAACCGCTGTTTCCTGAGATCAAGCCATCATTGAAATTGCAAAACTTTTATGATTTTTTGTTTGTTGATAAAAAGGGAGATGTCCTTTTTAGTACACGCGAAGAAAGCGATCTGGGAACCAATATTTTTAAAGGCAAGAAACGGGATACCCGTTTTTCGCGCACAGTAAAAAAATGCTTGAGCGAACATAAAATGCTTTTTTCTGATCTGGAACGTTATGCTCCGAGTATGGGGATCATTTCCGGTTTTTTTGTTCAGGCAGTAACCGATCAAAAGGGGAAAGTGATTGGTGTTTTTGCCCTGCAAATTACAATGCAGGCCATTAACAATATGATACAGCAGGAAGCCGGTTACGGAAAAACCGGAGAAGCGTTTTTGATAGGCTCGGATTTGTATTTGCGGTCGGCTACCCGTTTTGGCGATGAATCGGAAATTTTGCGGAAACGGATTGTCAACAAAAAAACGCTGGAATGGAAGGATTTTCTGACCCATCGTGATGATAAAGCTTATCTGAAAGCCAACGAGCTGGACCAGGAACGCGTAACCACATACGATGCTGACGGAAAAGGCGACTGGGTTTTGGGAATTTACCGGAACCTGAACCAGTTGGAAAAATACGGCGTGCACTGGGCTCTTATCGAACAAATTTCTCATAAAGAAGCTTTTGCTTTTGCCCGCCGTTTGTCTAACATTGCTAAAATCAGCTTTATCATTACCATTTTGGTGGTTGTTCTTATTTCGATTTTGGTGACCCGCTGGTTTGTGAACCCGATTAAATTGCTCTCGTCGTGGGGAAAAGAGATTTCTACCGGAAAACTGGAACAGAAAGATATCAAAGCACCGAAAAATGAAATCGGTGAAATGAAAGACACCTTTAATCAATTGGTAACGGCGCTGAAAACCTATTCGGATATTGCCCAACTGGTCGCCAAAGGCGATTTTAGTCGCCAGGTGGAAGTTCGGAGCAAAGATGATGTGCTGGCTCAGTCTATCAATAAGATGGTGGTGAGTTTCCGGAAAGTAGTGGAACAGGCCGACCGTATCGCCAATGGCGATTACAATACGTTGATTAAACCCCGCAGTGAAAATGATGCGCTTGGCAAAGCATTGTATAAAATGACGGAAACACTGCGGAAAAATGCCGAAAAATTCCGCAACGAAGATTGGCTGAAAACCGGATTGAATCAGCTGGATGCCGTGCTGAAAGGAAAAGAAAATCTACAGGAACTCAGTGAAGGGATTATCCGCTTTTTTGCTACTTATCTCGAAGCGCAGGTAGGACTTATTTATCTTTACGATGAAGAGGAAAAAGCGCTGAAACTGTCGGCGACTTATGCCGTTTCTCCGGATGATAAAAATCTGAGAAAAGTGTATCATCCGGGAGAAGGCCTTGTGGGACAGGTGTTTAATGATAAGAAACGACTGATCGTTACGGAAAAAGATGGCGATACGCCACTGATCGATATGGGGTTGGGAGAACGTTCGCCCCGCACATTGGCTGTAGTGCCTTTCTCGTTTGAAGATCAGGTAGTAGGCGTAATGGAAATAGGTTCGGTGAATGCATTTACTAAATTACAGCTCAGCTTCCTTGATTTGGCTGTACAAGATCTGGCTTTGGCTGTAATTACGCTTCATTCTCACCTGAAAGTGCGCAAATTGTTGGAACAAACCCAGGAGCAGGCTAAGATTCTGGAAGTACAACAGGAAGAATTGCGACAGGCTAATGAAGAGCTGCAAGAACAAACCGAAGCCCTGAAACGTTCGGAAGAAAACCTGCAAACCCAGCAGGAAGAACTGAAAGTAACCAACGAAGAGCTGGAAGAACGGACAAAAGCACTTGAAATCCAGCGCGATGCCATTAAGCGGAAAAATAAAGAACTGGAAGAAGCCCGTAAGGAAATTGAAAAGAAAGCCAAAGATCTCGAAACAGCCAGCCGCTATAAATCGGAGTTTTTGGCTAACATGTCGCATGAATTGCGTACGCCGCTTAACAGCATCATTGTGCTTTCTCAACTGCTCGGAGAGAATAAGAATAATAACCTGAGTGAGAAAGAAAAAGAGTTTGCCCGGACCATCAATTCATCCGGTACCGATTTGTTGAACCTGATCAATGATATTTTGGATCTTTCCAAAGTAGAGTCAGGGAAGGTAGAGATTAATGTTGAACGGATGTACCTGGATGATCTGATTACTTTTGTGGAAACCAGCTTCAAACCCGTGATTGAAGAAAAAGGGCTGAAACTGAAGATTGACAAGGAAAAAGGACTGCCGGAATATATTGAAACAGATTCGCAACGGGTGGAGCAGGTGATCAAAAATTTGATTTCCAATGCCATTAAGTTTACAGAAAAAGGGAGCATTACCTTTAAACTGTCTCGTTGTACCGATGCGGAAAAATTGAAAAAGCTGGGTGTGCAGGCTGATGATGCCCTGGCCCTTTCGGTCATTGATACCGGAATTGGAATTCCCAAAGAAAAACAGAACGTGATTTTTGAAGCGTTTAAACAGGCCGATGGTACAACCAGCCGGAAATACGGTGGAACAGGATTAGGACTGAGTATTTCTAAGAGTTTTTCCCGGTTGTTGGGTGGTGCTGTGGGACTTGAAAGTACTGAAGGAAAAGGGACTACTTTTACCTTGTATCTGCCCTGGCAGGCACCTTCACCGGAAACGGCAAAGGATAAAAAGGACAAACCGGCCTCGTCGGATAAAAAGTCTGCAGCAGAAAAAGACAAAAAGGCTGATACAGAAGAATCTTCATTTTCCCATGTTCCTACTGCTCCGGCAGATATTCCTGAGGTGGAAGATGATCGCGAAAACCTGAAAGAAGGAGACAAGAAAATTTTGATCATCGAGGATGATGTGAATTTTGCCAAAGTGTTGCGAGACCTGGCTCACGAACACGGTTATAAAGCTATTGTGGCCCTGGATGGTGAAATCGGACTTTATCATGCCGATTATTATCAACCGGATGCCATTATCCTTGATTTGGGATTGCCCGGAATTGACGGTGAAGAGGTGATTGATCATCTGAAAGCGAACGTGAAAACGCGTTCGATCCCGGTGCATGTGATTTCAGCGTCTGATTTTGATATTGATATCATGAAAAAAGGCGCGATTGGGTTCCTGTCGAAACCGGTAACCAAGGAACAGGTGGATGCCGTTTTCGAAAAAATTGAGCAAATCAATGAGAAACCGTTGAAGAAATTGCTTGTGGTGGAAGATGAAGAAATTACCCGAAAAAGCATTGAAAAGTTGCTCAAAGATGATACGGTAGAAATTACGTCGACGGGATCGGGAGAAGAAGCCGTTAAATTGCTCAAGGAACAGTCGTTCGATTGTATGATTCTTGATCTGGGACTTCGTGATATGAGCGGCTTTGATGTGCTTGAGAAAATTCAGGGGGATGAAAAAGCGTCGCAGGTTCCGGTGATTATTTATACTTCGGGTGAGCTTTCGCGCGAAGAAGACGAAAAACTGAAAAAATACAGCAATAGCATTATCTTAAAAGGGGCTCATTCTTTTGAACGCTTGTTGGATGAAACAACACTTTTCCTGCACCAGGTGGAAAGTGAGTTTACCGGTGTGAAAAAGAAGATGAGCGAGAAAATGAGAAATGAAAATATTCTGAAAGGAAAAACCATCCTGCTGGTGGATGATGATATGCGAAATGTGTTTGCCCTTTCCAGTGTGCTGGAAAGTTATGATATGAAAGTCATTGTCGGGAAAAACGGAAAAGAAGCCATTGAAAAACTGCATCAGCATGCCGACGAAATAGACCTTATCCTGATGGATATTATGATGCCGGAAATGAATGGCTATGAAGCCATGGAGCGTATCCGGAAAGAGAAGAAGTTTGAAAAATTGCCCATTATTGCCTTAACAGCCAAGGCAATGAAAGGTGATCGTGAAAAATGTATTGCCGCTGGGGCTAATGAATATCTTTCGAAACCGGTTGAAAAAGACAAACTGATCTCCATGCTTCGCGTTTGGTTGTATAAATAA